In the genome of Bradyrhizobium sp. CIAT3101, one region contains:
- a CDS encoding type II and III secretion system protein family protein — protein sequence MKCRADLATMRTSMVRALSFSAALALTLNPALTPVIAADYRPAAPVAADGQMNARFLSLGIGKSIVIDLPRDIKDVLVADPKIANAVVRSSQRAYIIGASIGQTNIVFFDSAGQQIAAYDIAVKRDLNGVRAALKQILPNSDIQIDGLGDGVILTGSAANPLEAQQANDLAVRLAGGPEKVVNSIVVRGRDQVMLKVTVAEVARTVIKQLGIDLTANLNYGTSVVTFSNSNPFTALGKNLVDGNALTTKFGAAPSVQATLRAMETAGVIRTLAEPNLTAISGESATFIAGGEFPVPAGYACDPTTHVCTTQISFKKFGISLNFTPVVLTEGKISLHVMTEVSELSNENAITLSQAVTSTSVNSLTVPSIKTRRAETSLEIPSGGAMAMAGLIQQQTKQAISGLPGLMQLPILGTLFRSRDFVNNTTELVVIVTPYVVRAAAPKDLSRPDDGFAAPADPQAELIGNINRIYGVPGRNEPAKNYRGTYGFITD from the coding sequence ATGAAATGCAGGGCAGATCTGGCGACGATGCGGACTTCGATGGTTCGCGCCCTGTCGTTCTCGGCCGCTCTCGCGCTGACGCTCAACCCCGCGCTGACGCCCGTGATCGCCGCGGACTACCGTCCCGCGGCGCCGGTTGCAGCCGACGGCCAGATGAACGCGCGCTTCCTCTCGCTCGGCATCGGCAAGTCGATCGTGATCGACCTGCCGCGCGACATCAAGGATGTGCTGGTTGCCGACCCCAAGATCGCCAACGCGGTGGTCCGCTCGTCGCAGCGCGCCTACATCATCGGCGCCTCGATCGGCCAGACCAACATCGTGTTCTTCGATTCCGCCGGCCAGCAGATCGCGGCCTATGACATCGCGGTCAAGCGCGACCTCAACGGCGTTCGTGCAGCGCTGAAGCAGATCCTACCCAATTCCGATATCCAGATCGACGGTCTCGGCGACGGCGTCATCCTGACCGGGAGCGCGGCCAATCCGCTCGAAGCGCAGCAGGCCAACGACCTCGCCGTACGCCTTGCCGGCGGCCCCGAAAAGGTGGTGAATTCGATCGTGGTCCGCGGCCGCGACCAGGTCATGTTGAAGGTGACTGTCGCGGAAGTCGCGCGCACCGTCATCAAGCAGCTTGGCATCGATCTCACCGCGAACCTGAACTACGGCACCTCGGTGGTGACCTTTTCCAACTCCAACCCGTTCACGGCGCTTGGCAAGAATCTCGTCGACGGCAACGCTCTGACCACCAAGTTCGGCGCAGCGCCGTCGGTGCAGGCCACCCTGCGCGCGATGGAAACCGCGGGCGTGATCCGGACACTGGCCGAACCGAACCTGACCGCGATCTCCGGCGAGTCCGCGACCTTCATCGCCGGCGGTGAATTCCCGGTGCCGGCAGGCTACGCCTGCGATCCCACCACGCATGTCTGTACCACCCAGATCAGCTTCAAGAAGTTCGGCATCTCGCTCAACTTCACCCCCGTGGTGCTGACCGAGGGCAAGATCAGCCTGCACGTGATGACCGAAGTCTCGGAACTGTCGAACGAAAATGCGATCACGCTGTCGCAGGCCGTGACCTCGACCTCCGTCAACTCGCTGACGGTGCCGTCGATCAAGACCCGCCGCGCCGAAACCTCGCTGGAAATTCCCTCCGGCGGCGCGATGGCGATGGCCGGCCTGATCCAGCAGCAGACCAAGCAGGCTATCAGCGGATTGCCGGGGCTCATGCAGCTCCCGATCCTCGGCACGCTGTTCCGCAGCCGCGACTTCGTCAACAACACGACCGAGCTGGTCGTGATCGTGACGCCCTATGTCGTTCGCGCAGCCGCACCGAAGGACCTGTCGCGGCCGGATGACGGCTTCGCGGCACCGGCGGATCCGCAAGCCGAACTGATCGGCAACATCAATCGCATCTATGGCGTGCCGGGCCGGAACGAACCGGCAAAGAACTATCGCGGCACCTACGGCTTCATCACGGACTGA
- a CDS encoding prepilin peptidase yields MILDLARLLLFPALMAFAAASDLFTMTISNRVSLALVAGFFVLAFAGGMAPYEMLSHVGAGALLLVVAFTCFAMGWMGGGDAKVAASVALWFGFGPLMDFLLYASLFGGALTLLLLQFRQWPLPYGLAGQAWLARLHDKQTGIPYGIALALGALMVYPETEWVKAIDLAHLALR; encoded by the coding sequence ATGATCCTCGACCTCGCGCGCCTTCTGCTGTTCCCAGCCCTGATGGCGTTCGCAGCCGCCAGCGATCTCTTCACCATGACGATCTCGAACCGCGTCTCGCTGGCGCTGGTGGCAGGTTTCTTCGTGCTCGCCTTTGCCGGTGGCATGGCACCTTACGAGATGCTCAGCCATGTCGGCGCCGGCGCGCTGCTCCTCGTCGTGGCTTTCACTTGCTTTGCGATGGGCTGGATGGGCGGCGGCGACGCCAAGGTCGCAGCTTCCGTCGCGCTCTGGTTCGGCTTCGGCCCCTTGATGGACTTCCTGCTCTACGCTTCGCTGTTCGGCGGTGCGCTGACCCTGCTTCTGCTCCAGTTCCGGCAATGGCCGTTGCCTTACGGGCTTGCCGGTCAGGCCTGGCTCGCGCGACTCCACGACAAGCAGACCGGTATTCCCTACGGCATCGCGCTCGCACTCGGCGCACTGATGGTCTACCCCGAGACCGAATGGGTGAAAGCGATCGACCTCGCTCACCTCGCACTGCGCTGA
- a CDS encoding sterol desaturase family protein yields MSSLPMQVALMLGETIEKVIPVTFMLAVVFTVLEHFWACNSGPVWWRKREIVTDICYWFFVPVFARTMRIGLLIVTAGVVFNIHDADELIAFYDNGHGPLAQLPLWVQGVLFLVLADFMLYWLHRLFHGGGFWKYHAIHHSSEEISWISAARFHPVNLMLGTIGVDVVLLMAGISPNVMIWVGPFTTFHSAFVHANLNWTFGPFRYVLATPVFHRWHHTSLEEGGDTNFAGTFPIWDVLFGTFRMPKGELPQDYGKDEAAMPKEIGGQLAYPFRQ; encoded by the coding sequence ATGTCGAGCCTACCCATGCAAGTCGCCTTGATGCTCGGCGAGACCATCGAGAAGGTAATCCCGGTCACCTTCATGCTCGCGGTGGTCTTCACCGTGCTCGAGCATTTCTGGGCGTGCAATTCCGGTCCGGTGTGGTGGCGCAAGCGCGAGATCGTGACCGACATCTGCTACTGGTTCTTCGTTCCGGTATTCGCCCGTACCATGCGGATCGGGCTCCTGATCGTTACCGCTGGTGTCGTCTTCAACATCCACGACGCCGACGAGCTGATCGCCTTCTATGACAACGGCCACGGCCCGCTGGCGCAGCTGCCGCTCTGGGTGCAGGGCGTGCTGTTCCTGGTCCTGGCCGACTTCATGCTGTACTGGCTGCACCGGCTGTTTCACGGCGGCGGGTTCTGGAAATATCATGCGATCCATCACTCCTCCGAGGAGATCAGCTGGATCTCGGCGGCCCGCTTCCACCCGGTCAATCTGATGCTCGGCACCATCGGCGTCGACGTCGTGCTGCTGATGGCCGGCATTTCGCCGAACGTGATGATCTGGGTCGGCCCGTTCACGACCTTCCATTCGGCCTTCGTGCACGCCAATCTGAACTGGACCTTCGGCCCCTTCAGATATGTGCTGGCGACGCCGGTGTTCCACCGTTGGCACCACACCTCGCTCGAGGAGGGCGGCGACACCAATTTTGCCGGCACCTTCCCGATTTGGGATGTGCTGTTCGGGACCTTCCGCATGCCGAAGGGCGAGCTGCCGCAGGATTACGGCAAGGATGAAGCGGCGATGCCGAAGGAGATCGGCGGCCAGCTCGCTTACCCGTTCCGCCAGTAG
- a CDS encoding type II secretion system F family protein: MNMQVLALAFLATAAVGGIAWVFLYPLLSGERKAESRRASIGRADAPAAKQAEKSQRSRREQVETSLKDLEARRAQEKSVPLHVRISQAGLDWTPQKFWIASAVVAGVFFFGALFGGGGLIGAAGLAFAGGLGLPRWTLGFLKKRRENKFLAALPDAVDVIVRGIKAGLPLFESIKVVAADAPEPLRSEFLAIIETQAIGMPLGEACSRLYERMPLPEANFFGIVVSIQQKSGGNLSEALGNLSKVLRDRKKMKEKIQAMSMEAKASAGIIGSLPPIVMFLVYLTTPGYISLLWTHPTGQLMLVGCVAWMSVGIMVMKKMINFDF, from the coding sequence ATGAACATGCAGGTCCTCGCCCTCGCCTTCCTCGCCACCGCCGCCGTCGGCGGCATCGCCTGGGTCTTCCTCTATCCGCTGCTGTCGGGCGAACGGAAGGCCGAGAGCCGCCGGGCCTCGATCGGGCGCGCCGACGCGCCCGCGGCCAAGCAGGCTGAAAAGAGCCAGCGCTCGCGCCGCGAGCAGGTCGAGACCTCGCTCAAGGACCTCGAGGCGAGGCGGGCGCAGGAAAAGAGCGTTCCACTCCACGTCCGCATTTCACAAGCGGGGCTCGACTGGACGCCGCAGAAATTCTGGATCGCATCCGCCGTCGTGGCAGGCGTGTTTTTCTTCGGCGCGCTATTCGGTGGCGGCGGCCTGATCGGCGCGGCCGGTCTTGCCTTTGCCGGCGGCCTCGGCCTGCCGCGCTGGACGCTGGGCTTCCTGAAGAAGCGCCGCGAAAACAAGTTCCTGGCCGCGCTGCCCGACGCCGTCGACGTCATCGTCCGCGGCATCAAGGCCGGCCTGCCGCTGTTCGAATCCATCAAGGTCGTCGCGGCCGACGCACCGGAGCCGCTGCGCAGCGAGTTCCTCGCCATCATCGAGACGCAGGCCATCGGCATGCCGCTCGGCGAAGCCTGCTCGCGCCTCTATGAGCGCATGCCGCTGCCGGAGGCCAATTTCTTCGGCATCGTGGTGTCGATCCAGCAGAAGTCGGGCGGCAACCTCTCCGAAGCGCTGGGCAACCTCTCCAAGGTGCTGCGCGACCGCAAGAAGATGAAGGAAAAGATCCAGGCGATGTCGATGGAAGCCAAGGCTTCGGCCGGCATCATCGGCTCGCTGCCGCCGATCGTGATGTTCCTCGTCTATCTCACGACGCCCGGCTACATCTCCCTGCTGTGGACCCATCCCACCGGCCAGCTCATGCTGGTCGGCTGCGTTGCCTGGATGTCGGTCGGCATCATGGTGATGAAGAAGATGATCAACTTCGATTTCTGA
- a CDS encoding pilus assembly protein N-terminal domain-containing protein gives MRKEFLRRHARICLLAAAAVLASPAIGLAEPTADTIAVNVDQAKLVRLPGKVATIVVGNPLIADVTLQPGGMIVVTGKGYGATNFIALDRGGEILVDRQIQVEGPSDRLVTVYRGIERESYSCLPICQRRVTLGDSDNFFSTTMNQAGTLSNSASGNGAAAAKTN, from the coding sequence ATGCGTAAAGAGTTTCTGCGCCGCCACGCGCGCATCTGTCTCCTGGCTGCGGCTGCCGTGCTGGCTTCGCCGGCCATTGGCCTTGCCGAGCCCACCGCCGATACCATCGCGGTCAATGTCGACCAGGCCAAGCTGGTGCGCCTGCCGGGCAAGGTGGCAACGATCGTGGTCGGGAATCCCCTGATCGCCGACGTGACGCTGCAGCCCGGCGGGATGATCGTCGTGACCGGCAAGGGATACGGCGCCACCAACTTCATCGCGCTCGACCGCGGCGGCGAGATCCTGGTTGACCGGCAGATCCAGGTCGAAGGCCCAAGCGATCGTCTTGTCACCGTCTATCGCGGGATCGAGCGGGAGTCCTATAGCTGCCTGCCGATCTGCCAGCGCCGCGTCACGCTCGGCGATAGCGACAATTTCTTCAGCACCACGATGAATCAGGCCGGAACGCTGAGCAACAGTGCCAGCGGCAACGGCGCCGCGGCTGCCAAGACGAACTAG
- a CDS encoding Flp family type IVb pilin, with amino-acid sequence MKNLIARFAKDESGATAIEYGLIAAGIALAIITVVNNLGTTLNAKFGSISSSLK; translated from the coding sequence ATGAAGAACCTGATTGCGCGTTTCGCGAAGGATGAATCCGGCGCCACCGCCATCGAATACGGTCTGATCGCCGCCGGCATCGCGCTGGCCATCATCACCGTCGTCAACAACCTCGGCACCACGCTGAACGCCAAGTTCGGCTCGATCAGCTCCTCGCTGAAGTAA
- a CDS encoding CpaF family protein, translating to MFGKRSGTDTDLRAPKPGAVSPEPAPAPAPTVSRAPPPPAVASPPLAPSRPAPVMETRRSDNYYEVKATIFGALIEAIDLAQLAKLDSESAREEIRDIVNEIIAIKNIVMSIAEQEELLDDICNDVLGYGPLEPLLARDDIADIMVNGAGTVFIEVSGKIQKTGIRFRDNQQLLNICQRIVSQVGRRVDESSPICDARLADGSRVNAIVPPLAIDGPALTIRKFKKDKLTLDQLVKFGAISPEGAEILQIIGRVRCNVLISGGTGSGKTTLLNCLTNYIEHDERVITCEDAAELQLQQPHVVRLETRPPNIEGEGQVTMRELVRNCLRMRPERIIVGEVRGPEAFDLLQAMNTGHDGSMGTLHANNPREALSRCESMITMGGFSLPSRTIREMICASIDVIVQAARLRDGSRRITHITEVMGMEGDTIITQDIFLYDLVGEDANGKIIGKHRSTGIGRPKFWERARYYGEEKRLGAALDAAEVAPNT from the coding sequence GTGTTCGGTAAGCGTAGCGGAACAGACACCGACCTTCGGGCACCCAAGCCCGGCGCCGTGTCGCCAGAGCCTGCCCCGGCTCCGGCGCCGACGGTGTCACGCGCGCCGCCCCCGCCGGCCGTCGCCTCGCCGCCGCTCGCCCCCTCCCGGCCGGCGCCGGTCATGGAGACCCGCCGCTCGGACAATTATTACGAGGTCAAGGCGACCATCTTCGGCGCGCTGATCGAGGCCATCGACCTCGCCCAGCTCGCCAAGCTCGATTCCGAGTCGGCGCGCGAGGAAATCCGCGACATCGTCAACGAGATCATCGCGATCAAGAACATCGTGATGTCGATCGCCGAGCAGGAAGAGCTGCTCGACGATATCTGCAACGACGTGCTCGGCTATGGTCCGCTCGAGCCGCTCTTGGCGCGCGACGACATCGCCGACATCATGGTGAACGGCGCCGGCACGGTCTTCATCGAAGTCAGCGGCAAGATCCAGAAAACCGGCATCCGCTTCCGCGACAATCAGCAGCTCCTCAACATCTGCCAACGCATCGTCAGCCAGGTCGGCCGGCGCGTCGACGAATCCTCGCCGATCTGCGACGCGCGCCTCGCCGACGGCTCCCGCGTCAACGCCATCGTGCCGCCGCTCGCCATCGACGGCCCCGCGCTCACCATTCGTAAGTTCAAGAAAGACAAGCTGACGCTGGATCAGCTGGTCAAGTTCGGCGCGATCTCGCCGGAAGGCGCGGAAATCCTCCAGATCATCGGACGTGTCCGCTGCAACGTGCTGATCTCCGGCGGTACCGGCTCGGGCAAGACCACGCTGCTCAACTGCCTGACCAACTATATCGAGCACGACGAGCGCGTCATCACCTGCGAAGACGCCGCCGAACTCCAGCTGCAGCAGCCCCACGTGGTGCGGCTCGAAACCCGGCCGCCCAACATCGAGGGCGAAGGCCAGGTCACCATGCGCGAGCTGGTGCGCAACTGTCTGCGTATGCGTCCTGAACGCATCATCGTCGGCGAAGTCCGCGGCCCGGAGGCCTTCGACCTCCTCCAGGCCATGAACACCGGCCACGACGGCTCGATGGGAACGCTGCACGCCAACAATCCCCGCGAAGCGCTGTCGCGCTGCGAATCCATGATCACGATGGGCGGCTTCTCGCTGCCCTCGCGCACCATTCGCGAAATGATCTGCGCCTCGATCGACGTCATCGTCCAGGCCGCGCGCCTGCGCGACGGTTCGCGCCGCATCACCCACATCACCGAGGTGATGGGCATGGAAGGCGATACCATCATCACCCAGGACATCTTCCTCTACGACCTGGTCGGCGAGGACGCCAACGGCAAGATCATCGGCAAGCACCGCTCGACCGGCATCGGCCGCCCGAAATTCTGGGAGCGCGCCCGCTACTACGGCGAAGAGAAACGCCTCGGCGCCGCGCTCGACGCCGCGGAAGTGGCACCGAACACGTGA
- a CDS encoding type II secretion system F family protein, whose protein sequence is MVDFLVTKLHDPHFMTMLLAAIAASATVYTLVMPLFAGEGLAKRMKAVASERERIRQRERERLNKSEKVSLRQTPKQLVSKVVDDFNLTKWLAQEAARDKLIMAGYRGQAPYVTFLFARMVAPLVLFVGSVVYVFLIAHMDRPMPIKIGICVGAAYLGLQAPMLFLKNAISKRQLSIKRAFPDALDLLLICIESGMSVEMAFRKVATEIVGQSIALSEEFTLTTAELSYLQDRKVAYENLAKRTGLEGVKSVCLALQQAERYGTPLGQSLRVMAQENRDMRMNEAEKKAAALPPKLTVPMILFFLPVLFVVILGPTGIKISELH, encoded by the coding sequence ATGGTCGACTTCCTCGTTACGAAACTGCATGACCCGCACTTCATGACCATGCTGCTGGCGGCCATCGCCGCCAGTGCCACGGTGTATACGCTGGTGATGCCGCTGTTCGCCGGCGAGGGTCTCGCCAAGCGCATGAAGGCGGTGGCGAGCGAGCGCGAGCGGATCCGGCAGCGCGAGCGCGAACGCCTCAACAAGAGCGAGAAGGTCTCGCTGCGCCAGACCCCCAAGCAGCTCGTGTCCAAGGTGGTCGACGACTTCAACCTTACCAAATGGCTGGCGCAGGAAGCTGCGCGCGACAAGCTGATCATGGCGGGCTATCGCGGCCAGGCGCCTTACGTCACCTTCCTGTTCGCCCGCATGGTCGCGCCGCTCGTGCTGTTCGTCGGCTCGGTCGTCTACGTGTTCCTGATCGCCCATATGGATCGCCCGATGCCGATCAAGATCGGCATCTGCGTCGGTGCGGCCTATCTCGGCCTGCAGGCCCCGATGCTGTTCCTGAAGAACGCGATCTCCAAGCGCCAGCTCTCGATCAAGCGCGCGTTTCCCGATGCGCTCGACCTGCTGCTGATCTGTATCGAATCCGGCATGTCGGTGGAAATGGCGTTCCGCAAGGTCGCGACCGAAATCGTCGGCCAGTCGATCGCGCTGTCGGAGGAGTTCACGCTGACCACCGCCGAGCTGTCCTATTTGCAGGACCGCAAGGTGGCGTATGAAAACCTGGCGAAACGCACCGGGCTCGAAGGCGTCAAATCGGTGTGTCTGGCGCTTCAGCAGGCGGAACGCTACGGCACCCCGCTCGGCCAATCCCTGCGCGTAATGGCGCAGGAGAACCGCGACATGCGCATGAACGAAGCCGAGAAGAAGGCCGCCGCGCTGCCGCCGAAGCTGACGGTGCCGATGATCCTGTTCTTCCTGCCGGTGCTGTTCGTCGTCATTCTCGGACCGACCGGCATCAAGATCTCCGAGCTGCACTGA
- the cpaB gene encoding Flp pilus assembly protein CpaB — MNRARIVVLTVAICAGGVAAYLASGSDSAPPPAAPVAQLPTTDVLVAKNDIGLGQTVKAEDVQWQTWPTATASATFIRRTERPDGATQVVGSIARAPFIQGEPIRDQKLVKADGSGFMAAILPTGMRAISTEISPETGAGGFILPNDRVDVLLTRRLKNPDQSAGAQDVITSEVILVNVRVLAIDQAPKEKDGQNAVIGKTVTLELNSAQTQLLSSSRQAGTLSLALRSIADVKTSEITLDDSAQKRDGVSIIRYGIPTQATKAR, encoded by the coding sequence ATGAATAGGGCACGCATAGTCGTCCTGACGGTCGCCATCTGCGCCGGCGGCGTCGCCGCGTATCTGGCGAGCGGCTCGGACTCTGCGCCGCCTCCAGCGGCTCCGGTCGCGCAGCTTCCCACCACCGACGTGCTCGTCGCCAAGAACGACATCGGCCTCGGCCAGACCGTGAAGGCGGAAGACGTGCAGTGGCAGACCTGGCCCACCGCGACCGCCAGCGCCACCTTCATCCGCCGCACCGAACGCCCCGATGGCGCGACCCAGGTCGTCGGCTCGATCGCGCGCGCGCCCTTCATCCAGGGTGAGCCGATCCGCGACCAGAAGCTGGTCAAGGCCGATGGGTCCGGCTTCATGGCTGCGATCCTGCCGACCGGCATGCGCGCCATCTCCACCGAAATCTCGCCGGAGACCGGCGCGGGCGGCTTCATCCTGCCGAACGATCGCGTCGATGTGCTGCTGACGCGCCGCCTCAAGAACCCGGACCAGAGCGCCGGCGCCCAGGACGTCATCACGTCCGAGGTCATTCTGGTCAATGTCCGCGTGCTCGCCATCGACCAGGCGCCGAAGGAGAAGGACGGCCAGAACGCGGTGATCGGCAAGACCGTGACGCTGGAGCTCAATTCCGCGCAAACCCAGCTGCTGTCCTCGTCCCGCCAGGCCGGAACGCTGTCGCTGGCGCTGCGCAGCATTGCCGACGTCAAGACGAGCGAGATCACGCTCGATGATTCCGCCCAGAAGCGCGATGGCGTTTCAATCATTCGCTACGGCATTCCGACCCAGGCGACGAAGGCACGATGA
- a CDS encoding CpaD family pilus assembly protein: MITTRPQTRYRAAGLGAALVGIALALGGCQHDEATASIPDDYKQRHPIAIEEQNRSIVVFVGHARGGLTAAQRADVMGLASTWMHEGTGAIHIDVPSGTPNARPVAESMREIQAMLAAAGVPPRGIIARPYQPEDKRFLPPIRLTYSKIAAVAGPCGLWPEDLGPSMKNKSWFENKDYYNYGCAYQRNIAAMVDNPSDLEQPRSETPAYTVRRTAAFEKYRKGTPTAVAYPEADKAKLSDTGK, encoded by the coding sequence ATGATCACAACACGACCCCAGACCCGCTACCGCGCCGCCGGCCTCGGCGCCGCGCTCGTCGGTATCGCGCTCGCGCTCGGCGGCTGCCAGCACGACGAGGCCACCGCTTCGATCCCCGACGATTACAAGCAGCGTCATCCGATCGCGATCGAGGAACAGAACCGTTCGATCGTCGTGTTCGTCGGTCATGCTCGCGGTGGCCTGACCGCAGCCCAGCGCGCCGACGTGATGGGCCTGGCCTCGACCTGGATGCATGAGGGCACCGGCGCCATCCACATCGACGTGCCGTCCGGAACGCCGAATGCGCGTCCAGTGGCGGAATCGATGCGGGAGATTCAGGCGATGCTGGCGGCGGCGGGCGTTCCCCCGCGCGGCATCATCGCACGTCCCTACCAGCCGGAAGACAAGCGCTTCCTGCCGCCGATCCGGCTCACCTATTCCAAGATCGCCGCGGTTGCGGGCCCCTGCGGCCTGTGGCCGGAGGATCTCGGCCCCTCGATGAAGAACAAGAGCTGGTTCGAGAACAAGGACTACTACAATTACGGCTGCGCCTATCAGCGCAACATCGCGGCCATGGTCGACAACCCGTCCGACCTCGAGCAGCCGCGGTCTGAAACTCCGGCCTACACGGTGCGCCGCACTGCCGCCTTCGAGAAGTACCGCAAGGGAACTCCAACGGCGGTGGCCTATCCCGAGGCCGACAAGGCCAAACTCAGCGACACCGGCAAATGA
- a CDS encoding AAA family ATPase, which yields MISYARQTQEEQPEAPAPVEEHIAPAPRVSVQAFCETVETAAAVQSAGEDRRLGKAHLKIQMGGMAAAIEAYRSAPTPNVIVLESDARTDLLAGLDQLATVCDAGTRVVVIGRINDVMLYRELVRRGVSDYVLAPVGAIDVVRSICNLFSAPEAKAVGRIIAVVGAKGGVGASTISHNVAWAIARDLAMDAVVADLDLAFGTAGLDYNQDPPQGIADAVFSPDRVDTAFIDRLLSKCTDHLSLLAAPATLDRVYDFGTDAFDSVFDTLRSTMPCIVLDIPHQWSGWTKRALIGADDILIVAAPDLANLRNTKNLFDLLKAARPNDRPPLYCLNQVGVPKRPEIAAAEFAKAIESQPVVSIPFEPQIFGAAANNGQMIAEISANHKSIEMFLQIAQRLTGRSETKKQKSSLLSPLIEKLRGK from the coding sequence ATGATCAGCTACGCGCGCCAGACTCAAGAAGAGCAGCCAGAGGCCCCTGCGCCGGTCGAGGAGCATATTGCACCCGCGCCGCGCGTCTCGGTTCAGGCCTTCTGCGAAACCGTGGAGACTGCGGCCGCCGTGCAATCGGCCGGCGAGGACCGCCGTCTCGGCAAGGCCCATCTGAAGATCCAGATGGGTGGCATGGCGGCTGCGATCGAAGCTTATCGGTCTGCGCCGACTCCCAACGTGATCGTGCTCGAGAGCGACGCCCGCACCGATTTGCTGGCCGGGCTCGACCAGCTCGCGACCGTCTGCGACGCCGGCACCCGCGTTGTCGTGATCGGCCGCATCAACGACGTCATGCTCTATCGCGAGCTGGTGCGCCGCGGCGTCAGCGACTACGTGCTCGCGCCGGTTGGCGCGATCGACGTCGTCCGCTCGATCTGCAACCTGTTCTCGGCGCCGGAAGCCAAGGCGGTCGGCCGCATCATTGCCGTGGTCGGCGCCAAGGGCGGCGTCGGCGCCTCCACCATCTCCCACAACGTCGCCTGGGCGATCGCGCGGGATCTCGCGATGGACGCCGTCGTCGCCGATCTGGACCTCGCCTTCGGCACCGCCGGGCTCGACTACAACCAGGACCCGCCGCAGGGCATCGCGGACGCCGTGTTCTCGCCCGATCGCGTCGATACCGCCTTCATCGACCGCCTGCTGTCGAAATGCACGGATCACCTCAGCCTGCTGGCGGCGCCTGCAACGCTCGACCGGGTCTATGATTTCGGCACCGACGCCTTCGACTCGGTGTTCGACACGCTGCGCTCGACCATGCCCTGCATCGTGCTCGACATCCCGCATCAATGGTCGGGCTGGACCAAGCGCGCCTTGATCGGCGCCGACGACATCCTGATCGTGGCGGCGCCGGACCTCGCCAACCTCCGCAACACCAAGAACCTGTTCGATCTGCTGAAGGCCGCGCGTCCCAACGACCGCCCGCCGCTGTATTGCCTGAACCAGGTCGGCGTTCCCAAGCGGCCGGAGATCGCGGCGGCCGAATTCGCCAAGGCGATCGAGAGCCAGCCGGTCGTCTCGATCCCGTTCGAGCCTCAGATCTTCGGGGCGGCCGCCAACAACGGCCAGATGATCGCGGAGATCTCCGCCAACCACAAGTCGATCGAGATGTTCCTCCAGATCGCCCAGCGCCTGACCGGCCGCAGCGAGACGAAGAAACAAAAGTCGTCCCTGCTTTCACCGCTGATTGAGAAGTTGCGGGGAAAATAG
- a CDS encoding TadE/TadG family type IV pilus assembly protein yields the protein MPSPAPSRFTLRTALRRFRGNRRGSAAVEFALVAPIFFGLLFAIIETALMFFASQVLETITQSSARVVLTGQAQSGSVTSCAVNTVATPCTQATFKTYVCAQIPALFDCNSLSVDVQSYSDFSSVTLGNYTACNFDPTTVGYNPGSSGQVVVVRLYYKWPLFVTGLGYNLACSTTNNTRLLVATAAFQNEPY from the coding sequence ATGCCATCGCCTGCACCTTCGAGGTTCACGCTCCGGACTGCGCTGCGCCGGTTTCGCGGCAATCGCCGCGGCTCTGCAGCAGTCGAGTTCGCGCTGGTCGCGCCGATCTTCTTCGGGCTGCTGTTCGCGATCATCGAGACGGCGCTGATGTTCTTCGCGAGCCAGGTGCTCGAGACCATCACGCAGAGCTCCGCCCGCGTCGTTCTGACCGGGCAGGCGCAGTCTGGTTCGGTGACGAGTTGTGCGGTGAACACCGTGGCCACGCCGTGCACCCAGGCGACGTTCAAGACCTACGTTTGTGCGCAGATCCCGGCGCTGTTCGATTGCAACAGCCTCAGCGTCGACGTCCAGAGCTATTCGGACTTCTCGTCGGTCACTCTCGGCAACTACACCGCCTGCAACTTCGATCCCACCACGGTGGGGTACAATCCCGGGAGCTCCGGGCAAGTCGTCGTGGTGCGGCTCTATTACAAGTGGCCGCTGTTCGTGACCGGGCTCGGCTACAATCTGGCCTGTAGCACCACCAACAATACACGGCTTCTCGTCGCGACGGCCGCATTCCAGAACGAGCCCTACTAG